A window of the Xiashengella succiniciproducens genome harbors these coding sequences:
- a CDS encoding TonB-dependent receptor, whose translation MSPVSAIFSVKVVFLLTAFLFTTSMQSFGQGHCLRGMVCDGQTGVGLDNVYVLITGWETGVLTDSAGYFELCGLQYGDIIEFSHLAYYNRSLIFSIELPDDLVVRLLPSSMTVEEVVITGNAGQSKSVMPGKITIDAEDVVRLPSFMGESDVVRSLQVQAGVQSTGEGISDVFVRGGAPGQNMIVLDGMELMNPLHMMGLYSVFNPNTLAGVDLYKGHTPITYSERLSSLILVSSADPLRSHAGTNLSLGTFSSGLGHISRTEDRKLGITLGVRRSFVELYRGLSKLIIPDEDNYFGSTFSTFYDLNGLLVYSPIENARLSAGWFLSGDHFAIDEDNKDTDMGSDFGNRAALLAWEHKPMLWLDYKLGLSYTGSYSEFDGYFGEGYINLRNHFDRYSAFAEMEIKGQISSLMLGMRHSEYQTLPQDMDLLVSGERASFYHTYNSRQTDYYLEGGISIRPRLDLSGGVRLHNYNTLGWSDSFNDEGPFDINTWKKNRRRLLLSVSAALRWKTGINSHFKAAFSRQAQTIHLASIASLPLPNDIWLMSSPFLKPQIGHQVSGAYFAKRGAYELSIEVFARDMENQVLYTMGDIEDDREIFEERFIVGRGRVAGAEFMARKTIGRFTWDLAYTLLRSERQYDEINNGHWFSDKFDRRHNLALVGEYKINDRWSTSASFIYATGNCLNLPAGRMWVMGTIMNDYDGYNSFRMPPYHRLDISATYRLQTKVFKASELDFSVINVYDRANPYFLFYKVTQGRDAYDVKISAQQVSLFPLLPSIGWRVKF comes from the coding sequence ATGTCTCCAGTGTCAGCTATTTTTTCGGTTAAAGTAGTGTTTCTGCTGACTGCCTTTTTATTTACTACATCTATGCAGTCTTTCGGACAGGGCCATTGCCTAAGGGGCATGGTGTGTGATGGGCAGACGGGTGTTGGGCTGGATAATGTGTATGTATTGATAACAGGATGGGAGACAGGGGTCCTCACTGACAGTGCAGGGTATTTCGAGCTTTGCGGTCTTCAATATGGAGATATTATTGAGTTCAGCCATTTGGCCTATTATAACAGATCTCTGATATTTAGCATAGAACTTCCGGATGATTTAGTTGTAAGACTATTGCCTTCGTCGATGACTGTTGAGGAGGTGGTAATCACGGGTAATGCCGGTCAATCTAAGTCTGTAATGCCCGGGAAAATTACTATAGACGCAGAGGATGTTGTAAGGCTTCCTTCGTTTATGGGTGAAAGTGATGTTGTCAGGAGTCTTCAAGTGCAGGCAGGTGTACAAAGTACTGGAGAAGGCATTAGTGATGTCTTTGTTCGAGGAGGTGCCCCGGGACAGAATATGATAGTGCTTGATGGAATGGAATTGATGAATCCCTTGCATATGATGGGGCTTTATTCTGTCTTTAATCCTAATACCCTTGCCGGTGTGGATCTATACAAAGGTCATACTCCAATCACCTACAGCGAAAGGCTGTCATCTCTCATACTGGTCAGCTCAGCTGATCCTTTGAGAAGTCATGCCGGAACCAATCTGTCTCTTGGAACATTTTCCTCCGGCTTGGGCCATATTAGCAGGACAGAGGATAGAAAACTGGGAATCACCCTTGGGGTAAGGCGTAGTTTTGTGGAATTATACCGGGGACTGTCCAAACTGATCATTCCAGATGAAGACAATTATTTTGGGTCAACTTTCAGTACCTTCTATGATTTGAATGGACTCCTTGTCTACAGCCCTATTGAGAATGCACGCTTGTCTGCAGGCTGGTTTCTATCGGGCGATCACTTTGCCATTGATGAGGATAATAAAGATACTGATATGGGATCCGACTTTGGAAATAGGGCAGCACTATTGGCCTGGGAACACAAACCGATGCTATGGCTTGATTACAAGCTGGGATTATCATATACAGGATCTTATTCTGAGTTTGACGGGTACTTTGGAGAAGGATATATTAATCTCAGAAATCATTTTGACAGGTATAGTGCCTTTGCTGAGATGGAGATCAAGGGACAGATATCATCACTTATGTTAGGTATGAGGCATAGTGAATACCAAACACTTCCTCAGGATATGGATCTGCTAGTATCTGGCGAGCGTGCTTCTTTTTATCATACTTATAATAGTCGTCAGACTGACTACTATCTTGAAGGGGGAATTTCAATAAGGCCCAGACTGGATTTGTCTGGCGGAGTGAGGCTTCACAATTATAATACCCTTGGATGGTCAGACAGTTTTAACGATGAAGGCCCTTTTGATATAAACACCTGGAAAAAAAACAGACGCAGATTATTACTATCAGTTTCGGCAGCTCTTAGATGGAAGACTGGTATAAACAGTCACTTTAAAGCTGCATTTTCCCGTCAGGCACAAACAATACATCTGGCAAGTATAGCGTCGCTTCCATTGCCAAATGATATCTGGCTTATGTCAAGCCCCTTTCTAAAACCACAGATTGGGCATCAGGTATCGGGGGCTTACTTTGCAAAACGAGGGGCATATGAGTTGTCAATAGAGGTTTTTGCAAGAGACATGGAAAACCAGGTGCTTTATACAATGGGGGATATAGAAGATGATAGAGAGATTTTCGAGGAACGGTTTATTGTAGGTAGAGGTAGAGTGGCAGGAGCCGAGTTTATGGCCCGTAAGACAATTGGGAGGTTTACCTGGGATCTGGCATATACCTTGCTTCGTTCCGAAAGGCAATATGATGAGATAAACAATGGTCACTGGTTCTCTGACAAGTTTGACCGCAGACATAATCTGGCTTTGGTGGGTGAGTACAAAATCAATGACAGATGGAGTACCTCGGCATCCTTTATTTATGCTACCGGTAATTGCTTGAATCTGCCTGCAGGAAGAATGTGGGTGATGGGAACTATTATGAATGATTATGATGGATATAACAGTTTCAGAATGCCTCCCTACCACAGACTGGATATATCTGCAACCTACCGGTTGCAGACAAAGGTTTTTAAGGCATCAGAACTTGATTTCTCGGTAATAAACGTATACGACAGGGCTAATCCCTACTTTTTGTTTTATAAGGTAACACAGGGCAGGGATGCATACGATGTGAAGATTTCGGCTCAGCAGGTATCACTTTTCCCTTTACTACCATCAATCGGATGGAGAGTCAAATTTTAA
- a CDS encoding GNAT family N-acetyltransferase, whose protein sequence is MEALGIKIQEVTIEAYKENMDDFNVGLFNTWQWISSLTNEYTKDIYFHILRNEEVVGKLCGLAINQGKRTGTHLYFNGGPDYKEWSPEVFKSTLLQVRDYAKSKGYARLHFRPYERKVHDLVEVKGFFHTRVPEYVVYYDEHQDRVKFSYGFKQNAKKARKAGAVYHTSKSPEILDKLFALLDNTRLTRKDKYGKDYDPMYLLNLDKDALTKLLDAGIGVMHYAEIDGVIHSVQFNLEYDGKIFGLLMGSDNEAYSKGIPSFIDMNISDKAMEEKAKYYNIGSVPLDEEGGKGLKKYKESQSGRETVRYGYYSYFLSYPHNLLNPFIKLSKKLPNNKFLKRIRSFIKFFSFTK, encoded by the coding sequence ATGGAAGCTCTTGGCATAAAGATTCAGGAGGTCACAATTGAGGCCTACAAAGAAAATATGGATGATTTTAATGTCGGGTTGTTTAATACCTGGCAGTGGATTAGCTCACTTACAAACGAGTATACTAAAGATATCTATTTCCACATACTTAGAAATGAGGAGGTGGTAGGTAAGCTTTGTGGTTTAGCTATTAACCAGGGCAAGCGAACAGGAACACATCTATATTTTAATGGTGGTCCTGACTATAAAGAATGGTCTCCTGAAGTATTTAAAAGTACCTTGCTGCAGGTGCGGGATTATGCAAAAAGCAAGGGTTATGCCCGTTTGCATTTTCGTCCTTATGAACGTAAAGTGCATGATCTTGTAGAGGTTAAGGGCTTCTTTCATACTCGTGTTCCTGAATATGTGGTTTATTATGATGAGCATCAGGACAGGGTGAAGTTTTCTTATGGTTTCAAGCAAAATGCCAAGAAGGCCAGGAAGGCAGGTGCTGTGTATCATACGTCAAAATCACCAGAAATACTTGACAAGCTATTTGCATTGCTTGACAATACACGGCTTACACGTAAGGATAAATACGGTAAGGACTATGATCCGATGTACCTCCTTAACCTTGACAAGGATGCACTGACTAAATTGCTTGATGCCGGTATCGGGGTTATGCATTATGCTGAGATTGATGGTGTGATTCATAGTGTACAATTTAACCTTGAGTATGATGGTAAGATATTTGGTTTGTTGATGGGCTCGGACAATGAAGCCTATAGCAAAGGGATTCCATCCTTTATTGATATGAATATCTCAGATAAGGCGATGGAGGAGAAAGCCAAGTACTATAATATCGGATCAGTACCCCTTGACGAGGAGGGGGGTAAGGGACTGAAGAAGTACAAGGAATCTCAAAGCGGCAGGGAAACAGTCAGGTATGGCTATTATTCATATTTCCTTTCATATCCGCATAATCTGCTAAATCCATTTATAAAACTCAGCAAGAAACTTCCTAATAATAAGTTTCTGAAAAGGATTAGAAGTTTTATAAAATTCTTTTCATTTACAAAATAG
- a CDS encoding M1 family aminopeptidase — protein sequence MYSGARYIAGSNILRLLIVGLFLFSAGFARAQEVIRHSHDEHETLPFATLKAATDYLQPDDRIDILFYHISIEPIIAGENANSIIGSVRIRFRPVQNNVDTVRFNLRDNFTISSLKHFESEINIAYSHSNHIITLYFQNSLNLGDTTEIVINYSGTPETPSNAPNKGFRFETHGSDIPVIYTANTPYLAHYWYPCKDGPSDKADSVRVDIIVPKNQYDNYPLIGVSNGLKIGEEDLGVDKKKYIWLHRYPIVPYYVLIAISNYEEYIVNYANNGHDFPLIYYMYPEESDTSKDGVSIMPKAMDAFIHYFGDYPFKCEKYGMTRVPNVAIEKQTNAIMRSLASTAQPTMVHELAHMWFGNSITNKSWQHIWLNEGFVTYAEALCARYLGNETHDDEVAYANALNMYINSMFNDTQTLFKSNDEDYGNLFVSFYYAKGAAVLHMLRGYINNDNVFFPMLKAYAQAPQFKYGYATTEDFRDFVEIYTGLELDKFFQQWIYEPGYIKYEYNYEVFTQDNLIGIRVDQVQGGGMPQVFEMYLEIMLQYEDNTSEIKRVFNNKRSQTFYFAINKEVSGILLDPNIWILRDNYSRKDGLTVPNPSVSSWIGNASSDWNESNNWDNGVPVMDAVVNQATHHPVIKEGDVVSVRKLILEPGAIIEQTGGSLTISDSLVIKSGPSLNSTFLKTAGALNIPINQVKVTQHISSPDKSYMVSVPVSGATRGSSGITNNVFRYSNPTNLYVALQNTDEFIPGIGYFLRSDNNVVFSGNLNLDTYTIELVRSSKGKGWNLVGNPYTHAINWNVIDKHNIDNSFWVYLNDQSKYGVYNGSNGLAVTLTGSNAHIIPAHHAFWVRVTQGQTGGTITFKPDNREISNNSYLKSEAGPLFPYLKLAADYNGNRDEMAVALVPEDIYDSNIHTSSEKFFSNNAAYSEIYSIRDNISWAIKSLPQTQTIELPIGLSLAAPGTVEISMHEAELPENTTVVLIDKELFEYANLSSGEHYMATFENAGKHEHRFELIITKSESTSVGELPIIDQGSDRVSVHTIDNKISILVKDLNNPHYELFDISGRLIREGKLNNNSLNTLNLNQKGVYILHISGAEGSFSFKVVL from the coding sequence ATGTATTCAGGAGCAAGATATATTGCAGGGAGTAATATACTGAGATTACTGATTGTTGGCCTATTCTTGTTCTCAGCAGGATTTGCCAGGGCTCAGGAAGTAATCAGGCACAGCCATGACGAACACGAGACTCTGCCCTTTGCCACCCTAAAAGCGGCCACCGACTACCTGCAACCCGACGACAGGATAGATATATTGTTCTATCATATTAGCATTGAACCAATCATTGCTGGTGAGAATGCGAATAGCATTATAGGCAGCGTCCGCATCCGTTTTAGACCAGTGCAGAATAACGTAGACACAGTCAGGTTTAACCTCAGGGATAATTTTACGATTAGTTCATTAAAGCATTTCGAATCAGAAATTAATATAGCATATAGCCATAGTAATCACATAATCACTCTATACTTTCAGAATTCACTTAATCTGGGAGACACCACTGAAATTGTCATAAATTATTCAGGCACTCCCGAGACTCCATCAAATGCCCCTAATAAAGGATTTCGCTTTGAAACCCATGGATCTGATATTCCTGTAATTTATACAGCAAATACACCCTACCTTGCTCATTACTGGTATCCTTGCAAAGACGGGCCAAGCGATAAGGCTGACAGTGTCAGGGTGGATATTATAGTACCTAAAAATCAGTATGACAATTATCCTCTTATAGGTGTATCTAATGGTCTAAAAATAGGAGAGGAAGATTTAGGCGTAGATAAGAAAAAATATATCTGGTTGCACAGGTATCCAATTGTTCCATACTATGTTTTGATTGCGATATCTAACTATGAAGAATATATAGTAAACTATGCAAATAACGGGCACGATTTCCCTCTAATCTATTACATGTACCCGGAGGAAAGTGATACCTCAAAAGATGGTGTATCAATAATGCCTAAGGCAATGGATGCATTTATCCATTATTTTGGAGACTATCCATTCAAGTGCGAAAAATATGGAATGACAAGAGTCCCTAATGTAGCAATAGAGAAGCAGACAAATGCAATAATGCGTAGTCTGGCGTCTACTGCACAACCAACAATGGTTCATGAGCTTGCCCATATGTGGTTTGGCAACTCAATTACCAACAAAAGCTGGCAACATATTTGGCTAAATGAGGGCTTTGTAACTTATGCTGAGGCTCTTTGCGCCCGTTATTTGGGTAATGAAACCCACGATGACGAGGTTGCATATGCTAATGCTTTGAATATGTATATAAACTCTATGTTTAATGATACCCAAACCTTATTCAAATCAAATGACGAGGATTATGGAAACCTTTTTGTTAGTTTTTACTATGCCAAAGGAGCTGCAGTACTTCATATGTTACGGGGCTATATAAACAATGACAATGTTTTCTTTCCAATGCTAAAAGCCTATGCACAGGCACCCCAGTTTAAATATGGATACGCAACAACAGAAGATTTCCGGGATTTTGTAGAGATTTATACAGGTCTTGAACTGGACAAATTCTTCCAACAATGGATATATGAGCCTGGTTATATAAAATATGAATACAACTATGAGGTTTTCACACAAGACAACCTTATTGGGATACGAGTTGATCAAGTTCAGGGAGGCGGAATGCCTCAAGTGTTCGAGATGTACCTGGAAATCATGCTTCAATACGAGGATAACACCAGTGAAATAAAAAGGGTTTTCAATAACAAGAGGTCCCAGACCTTTTATTTCGCTATAAATAAGGAGGTTTCAGGCATATTATTGGATCCAAACATTTGGATTTTAAGAGATAATTACAGTAGGAAAGACGGATTGACAGTTCCTAACCCTTCTGTAAGTAGCTGGATAGGTAACGCCTCAAGTGACTGGAACGAATCTAACAACTGGGACAATGGTGTTCCTGTAATGGATGCAGTTGTCAATCAGGCAACTCATCACCCTGTTATTAAGGAGGGAGACGTAGTTTCTGTCAGGAAACTAATACTTGAACCAGGTGCCATTATAGAGCAAACAGGTGGATCTCTTACAATTAGTGATAGTCTGGTGATAAAATCAGGACCCAGCTTAAATTCCACCTTCCTTAAAACCGCAGGTGCACTTAATATTCCTATAAATCAGGTTAAGGTAACACAACATATTTCCTCTCCTGACAAAAGTTATATGGTTAGTGTCCCCGTTTCAGGTGCCACTCGTGGTAGTAGCGGAATTACAAATAATGTATTCCGCTATAGTAATCCGACAAACTTGTATGTGGCTCTACAAAATACAGACGAATTTATCCCGGGAATCGGATACTTCCTTAGATCTGATAACAATGTAGTCTTCAGTGGAAACCTCAACCTGGATACCTATACTATTGAACTTGTACGAAGTAGCAAAGGTAAAGGTTGGAATCTTGTTGGTAATCCCTATACCCATGCTATAAACTGGAATGTTATTGATAAGCATAATATCGACAATAGTTTCTGGGTTTACCTTAACGACCAGTCGAAATATGGTGTTTACAATGGTTCCAACGGACTAGCCGTTACGCTTACAGGATCAAATGCACATATAATTCCTGCACATCATGCCTTCTGGGTTAGGGTAACACAAGGACAAACTGGAGGAACAATCACATTTAAACCTGATAACAGAGAAATTAGCAACAACAGCTATCTTAAATCTGAGGCAGGTCCTCTCTTCCCATATCTCAAACTGGCTGCCGACTATAACGGTAACAGGGATGAAATGGCTGTTGCATTGGTACCTGAAGATATTTACGATAGCAATATCCATACAAGCAGCGAAAAGTTCTTTAGCAATAATGCGGCGTACAGTGAGATTTATTCTATAAGGGATAATATTAGTTGGGCAATTAAAAGCTTGCCTCAGACTCAGACTATAGAGTTGCCTATAGGTTTGTCACTTGCTGCTCCTGGAACAGTAGAAATCAGCATGCATGAAGCTGAACTTCCAGAAAACACAACGGTAGTCCTGATTGACAAAGAGCTATTTGAATATGCAAACCTTTCTTCAGGTGAACACTATATGGCTACATTTGAAAATGCCGGAAAGCATGAGCATCGCTTTGAATTGATTATTACAAAAAGCGAATCTACGTCAGTTGGGGAACTTCCAATCATTGACCAAGGTTCAGACAGAGTATCAGTTCACACTATAGATAATAAGATAAGCATACTTGTTAAGGACCTGAACAATCCTCACTACGAACTCTTTGATATCTCAGGAAGACTTATCAGGGAAGGCAAGCTCAACAACAATAGCCTTAACACCCTAAATCTAAACCAAAAAGGAGTATATATCCTTCACATTTCGGGAGCTGAAGGCAGCTTTTCCTTTAAAGTTGTATTATAG
- a CDS encoding DUF4249 family protein, producing MSCISYTGWSAGNKKMLYLVGIFLAACLLSSCVKEVEIEPQPYNRKVVVDGFIENGRYAQVFLTMSTPFLDEYDSVSIRKSFLNQAKVILRSSLGEEEVLTLFMRDSFFPPFVYRSVNIRGMVGVEYSLEIEVAGRKVYASTTIPQPPIIWNTRFTYVTDSTGYPEYMISLRPDAVQYVYTRVQSVFADENLHPVREGSIRLDAGNEFGWISVYRVKERRISAGSNYDNFYKEYPPLHYDHRDRVLIVPGTVDSISHEIINSLFDDWGSNDNPFRFNDSGIKSNIEGGIGLWIGIGVNNAFVVSGEVPQE from the coding sequence ATGTCGTGTATATCATACACTGGTTGGAGTGCAGGAAACAAGAAGATGCTATACCTCGTGGGTATATTTCTAGCAGCGTGTCTTTTGTCATCCTGTGTCAAGGAGGTGGAGATAGAACCGCAACCTTATAATAGGAAGGTAGTAGTGGATGGATTTATAGAAAATGGACGATATGCTCAGGTTTTTTTGACGATGAGCACTCCGTTTTTGGATGAATATGATTCGGTTTCCATCAGGAAGAGTTTTCTGAATCAGGCTAAGGTAATATTGAGGAGTTCACTGGGAGAAGAAGAGGTGCTTACATTGTTTATGCGGGACAGCTTTTTTCCACCATTTGTATATCGATCTGTGAATATCAGGGGGATGGTGGGGGTTGAGTACTCTCTGGAAATTGAGGTGGCAGGTAGAAAGGTTTATGCTAGTACTACAATTCCTCAGCCGCCCATTATATGGAATACACGATTTACTTATGTAACTGACAGCACCGGATATCCGGAATATATGATATCCTTGAGACCTGATGCAGTCCAGTATGTTTACACACGAGTCCAGAGCGTCTTTGCTGATGAGAACCTGCATCCTGTAAGGGAGGGAAGTATAAGGCTGGATGCTGGTAATGAGTTTGGATGGATTAGTGTATATAGAGTAAAGGAGAGGAGGATTAGTGCCGGTTCAAACTATGATAATTTCTATAAAGAGTATCCGCCATTGCATTATGATCACAGGGATCGGGTGTTGATAGTACCTGGTACTGTTGATTCTATATCACATGAGATTATTAATTCCCTCTTTGATGACTGGGGCTCTAATGATAATCCTTTCCGCTTTAATGATTCCGGTATCAAAAGCAATATTGAGGGTGGAATCGGTTTATGGATTGGGATTGGTGTGAATAATGCCTTTGTTGTAAGTGGAGAGGTACCCCAAGAGTGA
- a CDS encoding M1 family aminopeptidase — MTLSVIYHRLALVTVICFTLFLFKGADVYSESLMESEFSTAASSDDIIQPDTIIDVTYYHIDIDIDIEDESISSTVRIDFKRTEVGINEVRFNLRREFNITAVGLHATDFIRDQDFVILTIDESVPDDDIVSVSISYEGQPPLATGSAIAKGFRFDTNLDGAPAIATYCTPYLAHYWFPCKDGPTDKADSIKVDITIPQETYNGETLKGVSNGVLVNHVVADGMETFYWKHNYPITPYYILVAVSNYTIIEDIYTDPDESFELTYYVFPNNAEATDVAYLPNVIKAYKNFFGSYPFKDEGFGFTQVAQNWSIETQSNPIVGGMSLGWQKTLFHELSHSWFGNSVTNQSWNDVWLNEGFATYATALYYEYAVNRSRYLQELQALDARFNATRNLILEDDTDYGNIFHSIYFHKGAWVLHMLRGQLGDAVMRDLLKSYAMNFQYGHVTTDDFIQHCETVSGMELGWFFDQWVYDIGYPEYQYDFYSDLTNSKGGIILSQVQSDTNPGWREVFEMDIELKIYFEDGTSTIQKVRNNLKNQTFEFDFDKKIVKVEVDPNMWILRGDAISHKKELISFEIPEQVNSVIDRDAKTITVTMPNGTDLSALVPEISIIDDNASISPASGVETDFSGGAVEYVLSSESGLTETWMVTVILDTSTGIPQVGTDNSIVYPNPNKGQFRLVSEAPIDKVEVFTINGSLVKTLLYNGNNEVSIDLSSGGKGVYFVKVYTAAGNNATHKVVVTD; from the coding sequence ATGACACTATCAGTTATTTACCATAGGTTAGCATTAGTAACAGTAATTTGCTTTACGCTCTTCCTGTTTAAAGGAGCTGATGTATATTCTGAGTCGTTAATGGAATCCGAATTCTCTACAGCAGCTTCGTCAGACGATATTATCCAGCCTGATACTATAATTGATGTGACTTACTACCATATTGATATAGATATTGACATAGAAGACGAAAGTATCAGCTCGACAGTAAGAATAGATTTCAAAAGAACAGAGGTTGGTATTAATGAGGTTCGCTTCAACCTCCGAAGGGAATTTAATATAACTGCTGTTGGGTTACACGCTACGGACTTCATTCGCGACCAGGATTTTGTGATACTAACGATAGATGAATCAGTTCCCGACGATGATATTGTCAGTGTAAGCATTAGCTATGAAGGTCAACCCCCTCTTGCAACAGGGAGTGCGATTGCCAAAGGATTTAGGTTTGATACAAATCTGGATGGAGCTCCTGCAATTGCAACGTACTGCACTCCTTATTTAGCTCACTATTGGTTTCCCTGTAAGGATGGTCCGACAGATAAAGCTGACAGTATCAAAGTTGATATTACAATTCCCCAGGAGACATACAACGGTGAAACACTTAAGGGAGTATCAAATGGAGTGCTGGTCAACCATGTCGTTGCAGATGGTATGGAAACATTTTATTGGAAGCACAATTATCCAATAACACCCTATTATATACTGGTAGCAGTATCAAATTACACTATTATTGAAGACATTTATACAGATCCAGATGAGTCATTTGAACTTACATACTATGTATTTCCCAATAATGCAGAAGCAACAGATGTAGCTTATTTACCAAATGTAATCAAGGCATATAAGAATTTCTTTGGTTCCTATCCATTCAAAGACGAGGGATTCGGATTTACCCAGGTAGCACAAAACTGGTCAATCGAGACCCAAAGCAATCCCATTGTCGGAGGAATGTCTTTAGGCTGGCAAAAAACTTTGTTTCACGAATTATCCCACAGCTGGTTTGGCAATTCTGTAACAAATCAGTCATGGAACGATGTGTGGCTTAATGAGGGTTTTGCAACGTATGCAACCGCACTATATTATGAATATGCAGTGAACAGAAGCCGCTATCTGCAAGAATTACAAGCTCTCGATGCAAGATTCAATGCCACAAGAAACTTAATTCTTGAAGATGACACAGACTACGGCAACATTTTCCACAGCATTTATTTTCACAAAGGCGCATGGGTTCTACATATGCTCAGAGGACAACTAGGAGATGCAGTTATGCGGGATCTACTAAAAAGCTATGCAATGAATTTTCAGTATGGCCATGTAACGACTGATGATTTTATTCAGCATTGTGAGACAGTGAGTGGAATGGAGTTAGGGTGGTTCTTTGATCAGTGGGTATATGACATCGGGTATCCGGAGTACCAGTATGACTTTTATTCAGATCTCACCAACTCGAAGGGCGGAATTATTCTCTCACAAGTTCAGTCAGATACAAACCCTGGTTGGAGAGAAGTATTTGAAATGGACATTGAACTAAAGATATACTTTGAGGATGGGACTTCTACAATCCAAAAAGTTCGCAACAATCTTAAAAATCAAACCTTTGAGTTTGATTTTGACAAGAAGATTGTAAAGGTGGAAGTTGACCCGAATATGTGGATACTGAGGGGAGATGCAATCAGCCACAAAAAGGAGCTTATCAGCTTTGAAATTCCGGAACAGGTTAACAGTGTTATAGATCGTGATGCTAAAACAATCACAGTGACTATGCCCAATGGTACTGATCTAAGTGCATTAGTTCCGGAAATAAGCATAATTGACGACAATGCGTCTATTAGTCCGGCATCAGGTGTGGAAACAGACTTTTCCGGCGGAGCAGTGGAATACGTGTTAAGCTCGGAAAGTGGACTTACAGAGACCTGGATGGTAACAGTTATTCTTGACACATCTACCGGGATACCTCAGGTTGGAACCGACAATAGCATAGTATATCCCAACCCAAATAAAGGTCAGTTTAGGCTTGTTTCAGAGGCCCCTATTGACAAGGTGGAAGTCTTCACTATTAACGGAAGTTTGGTTAAAACATTACTATATAACGGCAATAATGAAGTATCAATAGACCTTAGCTCAGGTGGCAAGGGGGTATATTTTGTAAAAGTATATACAGCAGCAGGAAACAATGCAACTCATAAGGTTGTTGTTACAGATTAA